Proteins from a single region of Balaenoptera acutorostrata chromosome 16, mBalAcu1.1, whole genome shotgun sequence:
- the LOC103016462 gene encoding cytochrome P450 26A1 — translation MGLPALLASALCTFVLPLLLFLAAIKLWDLYCVSSRDRSCALPLPPGTMGFPFFGETLQMVLQRRKFLQMKRRKYGFIYKTHLFGRPTVRVMGADNVRRILLGEHRLVSVHWPASVRTILGSGCLSNLHDSLHKQRKKVIMRAFSREALQCYVPVIAEEVGNCLEQWLSCGERGLLVYPQVKRLMFRIAMRILMGCESRLASGGEAEQQLVEAFEEMTRNLFSLPIDVPFSGLYRGLKARNLIHARIEENIRAKICGLRAAEADGGYKDALQLLIEHSWERGERLDMQALKQSSTELLFGGHETTASAATSLITYLGLYPHVLQKVRVELKSKGLLCKGNQDNKLDMEILEQLKYTGCVIKETLRLNPPVPGGFRVALKTFELNGYQIPKGWNVIYSICDTHDVADIFTNKEEFNPDRFLLPHPEDASRFSFIPFGGGLRSCVGKEFAKILLKIFTVELARHCDWQLLNGPPTMKTSPTVYPVDDLPARFTRFQGEI, via the exons ATGGGGCTCCCAGCACTGCTGGCCAGTGCTCTCTGCACCTTCGTGCTACCGCTGCTGCTCTTCCTGGCAGCGATCAAGCTCTGGGACCTGTACTGCGTGAGCAGCCGGGACCGCAGCTGCGCCCTCCCGTTGCCCCCCGGAACTATGGGCTTCCCCTTCTTTGGGGAAACTTTGCAGATGGTGCTTCAG CGAAGGAAGTTCCTGCAGATGAAGCGCAGGAAATACGGCTTCATCTACAAGACACATCTGTTCGGTCGGCCCACGGTGCGGGTGATGGGAGCGGACAACGTGCGGCGCATCTTGCTCGGGGAGCACCGGCTGGTGTCAGTCCACTGGCCCGCGTCTGTGCGCACCATCCTGGGCTCCGGCTGCCTCTCCAACCTGCACGACTCTTTGCACAAGCAGCGCAAGAAG GTGATTATGCGGGCCTTCAGCCGCGAGGCGCTCCAGTGCTACGTGCCAGTGATCGCCGAGGAAGTGGGCAATTGCCTGGAGCAGTGGCTGAGCTGCGGCGAGCGCGGCCTCCTAGTCTACCCGCAGGTGAAGCGCCTTATGTTCCGCATCGCTATGCGCATCCTGATGGGCTGCGAGTCCCGGCTGGCGAGCGGCGGGGAAGCAGAGCAGCAGCTGGTAGAGGCCTTCGAGGAAATGACCCGCAATCTCTTCTCGTTGCCCATAGACGTGCCCTTCAGCGGGCTGTACCGG GGACTGAAGGCGCGGAACCTCATCCACGCGCGCATCGAGGAGAACATTCGCGCCAAGATCTGCGGGCTGCGGGCGGCCGAGGCGGACGGGGGCTACAAAGATGCGCTGCAGCTGTTGATCGAGCACTcgtgggagagaggagagaggctggacATGCAG GCACTAAAGCAGTCTTCAACTGAGCTCCTCTTTGGAGGACACGAAACCACGGCCAGTGCAGCTACATCTCTGATCACTTACCTGGGGCTCTACCCACATGTCCTCCAGAAAGTCCGAGTGGAGCTGAAGAGTAAG GGTTTACTTTGCAAGGGCAATCAAGACAACAAGTTGGACATGGAAATTTTGGAACAGCTTAAATACACTGGGTGTGTTATTAAAGAGACCCTTCGACTGAATCCCCCAGTTCCAGGAGGGTTTCGGGTTGCCCTTAAGACTTTTGAATTAAAT GGATACCAGATTCCCAAGGGCTGGAATGTTATCTACAGTATCTGTGATACTCACGATGTCGCCGATATCTTCACCAACAAGGAGGAATTCAATCCTGACCGCTTTCTGCTGCCTCACCCGGAGGATGCATCCAGGTTCAGCTTCATTCCATTTGGAGGAGGCCTTAGGAGCTGTGTAGGGAAAGAGTTCGCAAAaattcttctcaaaatatttacAGTGGAGCTGGCCAGGCATTGTGACTGGCAGCTTCTAAATGGACCTCCTACAATGAAAACGAGTCCCACCGTGTATCCTGTGGATGATCTCCCGGCAAGGTTCACCCGTTTCCAGGGGGAAATCTGA